In Mycolicibacterium nivoides, the DNA window AGGATCGAGTACACGACAGTGTCACGACGGGAGCCGTCGGGCCCCAACTGGTGGCTGCGCAGCACTCCGTCGAGCTTGGCACCGAGCCGCTCGATGGCTCCACGGCTGGCGAAATTGAAGAAGTGCGTGCGGAATTCCACTGCCACACAATTCAACTCGTCGAAGGCATGACCGAGCATCAAGAGCTTGGTCTCGGCGTTGATGCCGGTGCGCCGTGCCGCGGCGGTGTACCAGGTGTGCCCGATCTCCAGCCTCCGGTTCGGACCGTCGACATGCAGATAGCTCGAAGACCCCACCAGCTTGCCGTCGAGGTCCCGCACCACGAAGGTCACGCCGTCATCGGCGGCGCGCAGCTCGAACATGCGCTGCACCCACTCGGCGGCACCGCCGGGCTGTGGCGTCATCGTGTACCAGAGCGACCCCAGCTCACCGTCCGCGGCAGCGGCGTCGATCTCCGGGATGTGCCCGGTCATCAACGGCTCCAACGTCACCCAGCGTTGCCCGGTCAACTCCACGGGTCTCACGAATTCGCCCATCAGCTCTGCCTCTCGCTCATTGGCGGCCGCCGAACGTCGCCAACAACGACCACACCGAACACAACCCGGCCAACACCGCCATGGCGCCCCCGACGTACAGGCCGTAGCCCGCCGCCACCGGCCCCTTCACGTTGAGCGTGTAGTACCACGCCGTCACCGCTACCAACGCCAGCGAAATCACCAGTCCCGCAGCCGAAGCCCACCGCTGCGACAGGCCACGCCCGGCCATCGCCCCGGCCACGATCAGGCCGGCCCCCAGCAAAACGATCAGCTGCCCGGCGCCGAAACCATGAGGCAGCACGATGCTGCCCACCGCCCCCCCGAT includes these proteins:
- a CDS encoding GNAT family N-acetyltransferase, whose protein sequence is MGEFVRPVELTGQRWVTLEPLMTGHIPEIDAAAADGELGSLWYTMTPQPGGAAEWVQRMFELRAADDGVTFVVRDLDGKLVGSSSYLHVDGPNRRLEIGHTWYTAAARRTGINAETKLLMLGHAFDELNCVAVEFRTHFFNFASRGAIERLGAKLDGVLRSHQLGPDGSRRDTVVYSILDIEWPAARSSLKFRLDRRGETG